One Vibrio taketomensis DNA window includes the following coding sequences:
- a CDS encoding mandelate racemase/muconate lactonizing enzyme family protein — MLFNELKITEVEVIHLRVPALDEACEWGEDGVLIRVHTNAGITGVGESDSSPMMIEACIKATQSHGSSQGLERLLIGENPLEIERLYTKMYNGTHYAGRRSTMIHAISAIDMALWDIAGQFYKVPVWQLLGGKFREKIRAYGTFIPSAVKEENVARTTELLAQGFTSLKFGGGPLGKNAETDYEIIKTVCETARAINKDVEIAIDLASAWRTAGHTIEMAKKLEEFNLLWIEEPITDDVLAGYRKVSQSTTQKLAGGETLTTRYEFANFIEKSGADFVQPDVTRCGGITEMVKIYDMAHMAGMKLVPHGFSTGILIAATVHFLASREHGDLIEYSQSTSPLFTSLVKNQIAFEDGYVAVPNTPGLGVELDEEIIAKYRVN; from the coding sequence ATGCTATTTAACGAACTAAAAATTACAGAAGTTGAAGTCATCCACCTACGTGTTCCTGCGCTAGATGAAGCATGTGAATGGGGTGAAGATGGCGTACTCATTCGCGTTCATACTAACGCAGGTATTACTGGTGTGGGTGAATCTGACAGCTCACCAATGATGATCGAAGCGTGCATTAAAGCAACGCAAAGCCACGGTTCTTCTCAAGGTCTAGAGCGTCTTCTAATCGGTGAAAACCCACTAGAAATCGAACGTCTATACACCAAAATGTACAACGGCACGCACTACGCTGGTCGTCGCTCGACAATGATCCACGCTATCTCTGCAATCGATATGGCGCTTTGGGATATCGCAGGCCAATTCTACAAAGTACCAGTATGGCAACTTCTTGGCGGTAAATTCCGTGAGAAGATCCGCGCGTACGGTACGTTTATCCCGTCAGCAGTAAAAGAAGAGAACGTAGCTCGCACAACTGAATTGCTAGCTCAAGGTTTCACTTCTTTGAAATTTGGTGGTGGTCCTCTAGGTAAGAACGCTGAAACTGACTACGAAATCATTAAAACAGTGTGTGAAACAGCACGTGCAATCAACAAAGACGTTGAAATTGCTATCGACCTAGCAAGTGCATGGCGCACAGCTGGCCACACGATTGAGATGGCGAAGAAACTAGAAGAATTCAACCTACTATGGATTGAAGAGCCAATCACAGATGACGTATTAGCGGGTTACCGTAAGGTTTCTCAATCTACGACACAAAAACTGGCTGGTGGCGAGACACTAACAACGCGTTACGAGTTCGCTAACTTTATTGAAAAATCAGGTGCAGACTTTGTTCAACCAGATGTAACTCGTTGTGGTGGTATCACTGAAATGGTGAAGATCTACGATATGGCACACATGGCTGGTATGAAGCTTGTTCCACACGGTTTCTCAACCGGTATTCTGATCGCAGCAACGGTACACTTCCTAGCGTCTCGTGAACACGGCGACCTAATTGAGTACTCGCAAAGCACAAGCCCACTGTTTACGTCACTAGTGAAAAACCAAATCGCATTTGAAGATGGTTACGTAGCAGTACCAAACACTCCAGGATTGGGTGTTGAGCTTGATGAAGAGATCATCGCGAAGTACCGCGTAAATTAA
- a CDS encoding DMT family transporter → MSKPAPNKSLGLTIALVCAALWGASFPLGGVLAGKLDPVVLAVARYAIATLGFVVLFMFSKKHTLKKIQSKKDGFLLAAAGVSAQAVFFYFTILAYEYTSSGEIGVINGMAPFLTMLAVFVIDKIKPSAPKVFAVMLSLVGAGVIAYDPSNKIQGLNLGHLFALFGVLGFVTYNYILGKFGSDLNSRYDTFSSCFYQFGAATVALLVLGIVTGADFASASVLVENGKHIGSILALGLLCSGIAYALWEVATLKTQDAVITTMALNVLPLFAMIVAYFLLGEVMTMQKLGGVVTVVIALCIYTVGDRFTKKPVAEKASA, encoded by the coding sequence ATGAGTAAACCTGCTCCAAATAAATCATTAGGTCTAACAATTGCCCTTGTTTGTGCTGCCCTTTGGGGTGCATCTTTTCCTCTAGGTGGTGTACTAGCGGGTAAACTGGATCCTGTTGTACTAGCGGTTGCGCGTTACGCGATTGCAACACTAGGTTTCGTTGTTTTATTCATGTTTTCTAAGAAACATACGCTGAAGAAAATCCAAAGCAAAAAAGACGGTTTTCTTTTGGCAGCTGCGGGCGTTTCTGCTCAAGCGGTATTCTTCTACTTTACTATTCTAGCTTACGAATACACTTCATCGGGTGAGATTGGCGTGATCAACGGTATGGCTCCGTTCCTAACGATGCTAGCGGTATTTGTGATTGATAAAATCAAACCATCAGCACCAAAAGTATTTGCTGTAATGCTTTCATTGGTAGGTGCTGGCGTGATTGCTTACGACCCATCGAACAAGATTCAAGGTCTTAACCTAGGCCACCTGTTCGCACTATTCGGCGTACTTGGTTTCGTAACTTACAACTACATTCTTGGTAAATTTGGTTCAGACCTAAACTCACGTTACGACACATTCTCCAGCTGTTTCTACCAATTCGGTGCAGCAACAGTGGCTCTACTTGTTCTTGGTATCGTTACTGGTGCAGACTTCGCTTCAGCTTCAGTATTGGTTGAAAACGGTAAGCACATCGGCAGTATTCTAGCGCTTGGTCTACTGTGTTCAGGTATCGCATACGCTCTATGGGAAGTAGCGACACTGAAAACTCAAGACGCCGTTATCACAACAATGGCACTAAACGTTCTACCACTATTTGCAATGATCGTAGCTTACTTCCTACTAGGCGAAGTAATGACAATGCAAAAACTAGGTGGTGTAGTAACGGTAGTTATCGCGCTATGTATCTACACTGTTGGTGACCGCTTTACGAAAAAGCCTGTTGCAGAAAAAGCAAGCGCTTAA
- a CDS encoding formate/nitrite transporter family protein, whose translation MSYLKPAEFVQTMIATGEAKVRTSTRDLILRGTMAGIILSLAVVVAITAITQTGIGIVGALVFPVGFCILSLMGYDLVTGVFGLAPLAKFDNRPGITWGRVLRCWGLVGLGNLIGSLLVAFLIALSLTMNFSVEPNAVGQTFIKVSTARTVGFENLGMDGWITCFVRGILCNLMVCLGVIGNMTARSVAGKIAAMWLPIFIFFALVFEHAVVNMFLFPLGMMLGADFGIATWLNYNLIPTILGNIVGGLLLTCVPLYLTHAKTAKGIDNESNMDAAPVLSK comes from the coding sequence ATGTCTTATTTAAAACCAGCTGAATTTGTCCAAACCATGATAGCGACAGGCGAGGCGAAAGTGCGCACATCGACGCGTGATCTTATCCTGCGTGGAACGATGGCAGGCATTATTTTGTCACTCGCGGTTGTTGTCGCCATTACGGCCATCACGCAAACAGGGATCGGCATTGTAGGTGCATTAGTCTTCCCTGTTGGTTTTTGTATCTTAAGCTTAATGGGCTATGACTTGGTGACAGGCGTATTTGGTTTAGCGCCGCTGGCCAAATTTGATAACCGTCCGGGCATTACATGGGGACGCGTGCTTCGTTGCTGGGGGCTAGTTGGCTTGGGTAACCTTATTGGTTCACTGCTGGTGGCTTTTCTTATTGCCCTATCTTTGACCATGAATTTTAGTGTTGAGCCTAATGCAGTGGGTCAAACTTTCATTAAAGTATCAACGGCACGCACCGTGGGTTTTGAAAATTTAGGTATGGATGGCTGGATCACCTGCTTTGTGCGCGGCATTTTGTGTAACCTGATGGTGTGTTTAGGGGTGATTGGTAACATGACGGCTCGCAGTGTCGCTGGCAAGATTGCTGCTATGTGGTTGCCTATTTTTATCTTCTTCGCGTTGGTATTTGAACACGCAGTCGTCAACATGTTCCTGTTCCCGCTTGGCATGATGTTGGGCGCTGATTTTGGCATTGCTACATGGCTTAATTACAACCTGATCCCAACCATTCTTGGCAATATCGTGGGTGGATTGCTACTAACATGTGTGCCGCTTTACCTGACACATGCTAAAACAGCCAAAGGCATTGATAATGAATCGAACATGGATGCTGCACCTGTATTAAGCAAATAA
- a CDS encoding UxaA family hydrolase has protein sequence MTATFKGYPRPNGTFGIRNSVLIVAIDECCEGIARNISKEIDDSVVVTNHYTCMYGGNEEMIDTIIHTATNPNIAGVLVIAMGCGSIDPEMIAEPVRKEGLPVHTLTVIKNKGTIETIKDGVELAKELKVYADSVERVDAPVSALRIGIKCGGSDTSSGLASNPSVGAASDKLVDMGATTMAGELLELLGCEEILKERSVTPEVGEKIERLIAEDLKRWHVIEGTETMSIGNSVGGLTTIDEKSQGAMHKTGTRPIQDCLRINHIHREKPTTPGFYLTETTMLCGGAAMHFASLGCQLIIWTAGAAGFNNSIVPVIRVSGNSSLITADMDINACGIMDATDTIDNVSNKIVKRVFDVANGEPTNLEGVGYAYASLYQKDQRLEHVIGICPQ, from the coding sequence ATGACTGCGACATTTAAAGGTTACCCACGTCCAAACGGTACATTTGGTATTCGTAACAGCGTATTGATTGTTGCTATTGATGAATGTTGTGAAGGTATCGCACGTAACATCAGCAAAGAGATTGATGATTCAGTTGTTGTAACAAACCACTACACCTGTATGTACGGTGGTAACGAAGAGATGATCGACACGATCATCCATACAGCAACAAACCCGAATATTGCTGGCGTACTCGTGATTGCAATGGGTTGTGGTTCAATCGACCCTGAAATGATTGCTGAGCCAGTGCGCAAAGAAGGCCTGCCAGTTCATACGCTAACGGTAATTAAAAACAAAGGCACTATCGAAACGATCAAAGATGGCGTTGAGTTAGCGAAAGAACTCAAAGTATACGCAGACAGCGTAGAACGTGTAGATGCGCCAGTTTCTGCACTGCGTATCGGTATCAAATGTGGTGGTTCTGACACATCAAGTGGTCTAGCGTCTAACCCATCTGTTGGTGCGGCTTCAGACAAACTCGTTGACATGGGTGCAACGACAATGGCGGGCGAACTGCTTGAGCTATTGGGTTGTGAAGAGATCCTAAAAGAGCGTTCAGTGACACCTGAAGTGGGTGAGAAAATTGAACGTCTAATCGCAGAAGATCTAAAGCGTTGGCACGTAATCGAAGGCACAGAGACTATGTCTATCGGTAATAGTGTTGGCGGTCTAACGACTATCGACGAAAAATCACAAGGTGCAATGCACAAGACGGGTACGCGCCCAATTCAAGATTGTTTGCGCATCAACCACATTCACCGTGAAAAACCAACTACACCTGGTTTCTACCTAACCGAAACCACCATGCTTTGTGGCGGCGCAGCGATGCACTTTGCATCACTAGGTTGTCAGCTTATCATCTGGACTGCGGGTGCAGCAGGTTTTAACAACTCAATCGTTCCAGTGATTCGTGTGTCTGGTAACAGCTCACTAATCACGGCTGATATGGATATCAACGCTTGTGGAATCATGGATGCAACAGACACTATCGATAACGTTTCGAACAAAATCGTTAAGCGCGTGTTTGATGTTGCAAATGGTGAACCGACTAACTTAGAAGGTGTGGGCTATGCGTACGCTTCTCTATACCAAAAAGACCAACGTCTAGAACACGTTATCGGTATTTGCCCACAATAA
- a CDS encoding sensor domain-containing diguanylate cyclase, whose translation MTSSDLRFFLTRTSLLALIFTALFGLMFFYHSTQELETAKSNIEVEQKALLEGKKNYIEWVIGSVVKETALLADLLGQQKIYKTDTEFDLETKSQLLEHTSDALLAMSQRKEIYDQIRYLDLNGNEIVRINFNDGHATIVPEAQLQNKAHRYYFQNSISLSCNQVYVSPIDLNIEHGMIEIPYKPTIRMATPVYDEQGVKRGVVIINYLAGYLMDGLRLFNLNSGTNYMLINHDGYFLFNDLKPDLEFAFMFEGKQAETIYRQFPTLAEQIKSTISGQFESDNGIMTIESVGAVDRINPYCFQDFHVSNNDTTAWKLVSFANFNHRIDLQHPSSTHRNLIIFGVLMSLVLALSIATYQLRLHRDDRRIHYLAHYDSLTGLYNRGAFQAKYQAVIEQSLHNRTPLCLMFIDMDDFKSINDNFGHLNGDKALKHVADAIKHVFDDDVVAGRIGGDEFAVLLHNTKHLEQIKLYADQLLAAIRLPIKIDEANEIQVSTSIGGHFCAGACCAEDELIHHADTAMYQAKHGGKNRVVIMDCQNK comes from the coding sequence ATGACGTCCTCTGATTTAAGATTTTTCCTTACCCGCACTTCTTTGCTGGCGCTGATCTTCACTGCGTTATTTGGGCTTATGTTCTTTTACCACTCAACCCAGGAGTTAGAGACAGCCAAAAGCAATATTGAGGTTGAACAAAAAGCGCTGCTGGAAGGAAAGAAAAACTACATCGAGTGGGTGATTGGGTCGGTGGTGAAAGAGACGGCCCTGCTCGCCGATTTACTTGGCCAGCAAAAAATCTACAAAACCGATACGGAGTTTGATCTCGAAACAAAAAGCCAACTACTCGAACATACAAGCGATGCGTTGTTGGCAATGAGTCAACGCAAAGAGATCTATGATCAAATCCGTTATTTAGATCTTAATGGTAATGAAATCGTTCGCATCAACTTTAATGATGGACACGCGACAATCGTGCCTGAAGCACAACTGCAAAACAAAGCTCATCGTTACTATTTCCAAAATTCGATATCACTCTCTTGTAATCAAGTTTACGTTTCTCCAATCGATTTAAACATCGAACATGGCATGATAGAAATCCCGTACAAGCCAACCATTCGAATGGCAACTCCGGTCTATGATGAACAAGGAGTTAAACGTGGCGTCGTTATTATCAATTATTTAGCGGGTTACCTTATGGATGGCTTGCGACTATTCAACCTAAATAGTGGCACCAACTATATGTTGATCAATCATGATGGGTATTTCCTGTTCAACGACCTAAAGCCGGATTTAGAATTTGCCTTTATGTTTGAAGGCAAGCAAGCAGAAACAATCTATCGTCAATTTCCGACGTTAGCTGAGCAAATCAAGTCCACCATTTCAGGACAGTTCGAATCGGACAACGGCATTATGACCATCGAATCGGTCGGTGCGGTCGACCGTATTAATCCATATTGTTTTCAAGATTTTCATGTTTCAAACAATGACACAACGGCTTGGAAATTAGTTTCTTTTGCTAATTTTAATCATCGTATCGACCTTCAACATCCTTCGAGCACACATCGAAACCTCATTATTTTTGGTGTGTTAATGAGCTTAGTGTTGGCATTGAGTATTGCAACTTACCAACTGCGTTTACATCGCGATGATCGCCGTATTCATTATCTTGCGCATTACGATAGTCTCACAGGTTTATACAATCGAGGGGCTTTTCAAGCAAAATATCAGGCAGTCATTGAGCAATCTCTGCATAACCGCACACCACTTTGCTTGATGTTTATCGATATGGATGACTTCAAATCGATCAATGACAATTTCGGTCATTTGAATGGGGATAAAGCGCTAAAACATGTCGCCGATGCGATTAAGCACGTTTTTGATGACGATGTCGTTGCAGGACGAATTGGTGGGGATGAGTTTGCCGTACTCTTGCACAATACTAAGCATTTAGAGCAGATAAAATTGTACGCAGATCAACTACTCGCTGCGATTCGCCTACCAATCAAAATTGACGAAGCCAATGAAATACAAGTGAGTACCAGTATCGGTGGCCATTTTTGCGCGGGCGCTTGCTGCGCAGAAGATGAATTGATTCATCATGCTGATACCGCCATGTACCAAGCGAAACACGGTGGCAAAAACCGTGTGGTTATTATGGATTGCCAGAATAAGTAA
- the nirD gene encoding nitrite reductase small subunit NirD: protein MSFKKICHISSIVPGTGVCALVNGQQVAVFRPSEAEHVFAISNTDPFFQSNVLSRGLICEHQGELWVASPLKKQRFNLATGQCMEDERFNVQSYQTRVTNGDVEIAG from the coding sequence ATGTCATTTAAAAAAATCTGTCACATCAGCAGCATCGTACCAGGCACTGGTGTTTGTGCACTGGTGAATGGTCAGCAAGTTGCGGTATTTCGCCCTTCAGAAGCTGAACACGTATTTGCGATTAGCAATACGGACCCTTTCTTCCAATCGAACGTGTTATCTCGCGGTTTGATTTGTGAGCACCAAGGCGAACTTTGGGTGGCAAGCCCACTCAAGAAGCAGCGTTTCAATCTCGCAACAGGTCAATGCATGGAAGACGAGCGTTTTAACGTTCAGTCCTATCAAACGCGAGTGACGAACGGTGACGTTGAGATTGCAGGTTAA
- the nirB gene encoding nitrite reductase large subunit NirB, with product MSKLKLVIVGNGMVGHRYIEDLVEKTDISNFEVTVFCEEPRVAYDRVHLSSYFSHHTAQELSLVKEGFYEKHGIQVLLGERAININRQNRIVYSSSGREIQYDKLILATGSYPFVPPIKGNESKDCFVYRTIEDLKAIEATAKKSKSGVVIGGGLLGLEAAGALKALGMETHVVEFAPKLMAEQLDLAGGNQLRQKIERMGVNVHTSKNTLEIAPEGKDARNVMRFADGSEIETDFVVFSAGIRPQDKLARQMELEIAPRGGIAINDHCQTSDQDIYAIGECASWNGMFYGLVAPGYKMATVAVDHLLGNNESKFEGADMSAKLKLLGVKVGSIGDANGRTEGCKSYVYQNEEQEVYKRLIVSADNKKLLGAVMVGDTADYGDLLQLMLNEIDLPEHPDALILPAHAGAEKPALGADALPETAVICSCFDVTKGKIAQAVADGNHTLADIKAVTGAGTGCGGCIPLVTSVLNAELAKSGIEVKNDVCEHFAYSRQELFHLIRIEEIKTFDELLEKYGKGYGCEVCKPLVGSILASCWGEHILKPQLVKLHDTNDNFLGNIQKDGTYSVIPRMAGGEVTPQALGALAKVAEEYSLYTKVTGAQRIGLFGAQKDDLPEIWRKLIDAGFETGQAYAKALRMAKTCVGSTWCRYGVQDSVGLGSYIENRYKGIRTPHKMKFGVSGCTRECAEAQGKDLGIIATDAGWNMYVCGNGGMKPRHADLLASDLDKETLIKYIDRFMMFYIRTAAPLQRTSVWMENMEGGVDYLREVIVNDKLGINVQLEADVAKLVDEFECEWTATINDESQLTRFAHFINSEKRDDNVVFVQEREQHRPATFTEKHPEAKGDILHVAIAD from the coding sequence ATGAGCAAGCTCAAGCTAGTGATCGTCGGTAATGGCATGGTGGGACACCGCTATATCGAAGATCTAGTTGAGAAAACCGATATTTCAAACTTTGAAGTAACGGTCTTCTGTGAGGAACCACGTGTCGCTTATGACCGTGTCCACCTCTCTTCTTACTTCTCCCATCATACCGCTCAAGAACTTTCTTTAGTTAAAGAAGGCTTCTACGAGAAACACGGCATTCAAGTATTGCTAGGTGAGCGTGCGATTAATATCAATCGCCAGAACCGCATTGTTTACTCCTCTTCTGGTCGTGAAATTCAATACGACAAACTGATCCTCGCGACAGGCTCTTATCCGTTTGTTCCGCCTATCAAAGGCAATGAAAGCAAAGATTGCTTTGTGTACCGCACCATTGAAGACCTAAAAGCAATTGAAGCGACAGCGAAAAAAAGCAAGTCAGGGGTGGTGATTGGTGGGGGCCTACTTGGTCTTGAAGCCGCTGGTGCATTGAAAGCGCTAGGCATGGAAACTCACGTTGTTGAGTTTGCACCCAAGCTAATGGCTGAGCAGCTTGATTTAGCGGGTGGTAACCAGCTTCGCCAAAAAATCGAGCGCATGGGTGTCAATGTTCATACCAGCAAAAACACGCTAGAAATTGCACCTGAAGGCAAAGATGCGCGCAACGTGATGCGTTTTGCTGACGGGAGCGAAATTGAGACCGATTTTGTAGTGTTCTCTGCGGGTATTCGCCCACAAGATAAGCTTGCTCGCCAAATGGAACTAGAGATCGCACCTCGCGGTGGCATTGCCATTAACGACCATTGCCAAACGTCAGATCAAGATATCTATGCGATTGGTGAGTGTGCGTCTTGGAATGGCATGTTCTACGGTTTGGTTGCGCCAGGTTACAAAATGGCGACCGTAGCCGTTGACCACTTACTTGGTAACAATGAGAGTAAGTTTGAAGGTGCAGATATGTCTGCCAAGCTGAAACTTCTGGGTGTAAAAGTGGGCTCAATTGGTGATGCTAATGGCCGCACCGAAGGTTGTAAGAGCTACGTATATCAGAACGAAGAGCAAGAGGTGTACAAACGCCTGATTGTTTCTGCAGACAACAAAAAACTGTTGGGCGCAGTGATGGTTGGCGACACAGCAGACTATGGTGACTTACTGCAGTTGATGCTGAATGAAATCGACTTACCAGAGCACCCTGACGCATTGATTCTTCCTGCTCACGCAGGGGCTGAAAAACCAGCACTTGGCGCTGATGCGTTGCCGGAAACCGCCGTTATCTGTTCATGTTTTGATGTGACGAAAGGCAAGATTGCTCAGGCCGTGGCGGATGGTAACCATACCTTGGCAGACATCAAAGCAGTGACTGGCGCAGGTACTGGTTGTGGTGGCTGTATTCCACTGGTGACGTCAGTGCTTAATGCCGAGCTTGCAAAGTCAGGCATCGAAGTGAAAAACGATGTGTGTGAGCACTTTGCTTATTCACGCCAAGAGCTATTCCACCTAATTCGTATTGAAGAGATCAAAACCTTTGATGAGCTTCTAGAGAAATACGGAAAAGGTTATGGCTGCGAAGTGTGTAAACCACTCGTGGGTTCTATCTTAGCTTCTTGCTGGGGTGAACACATTCTTAAGCCACAACTGGTTAAGCTGCACGACACCAACGATAACTTCCTAGGTAACATCCAAAAAGACGGCACTTACTCCGTTATCCCACGCATGGCTGGGGGGGAAGTGACACCTCAAGCTCTTGGTGCGCTGGCGAAAGTGGCGGAAGAGTACAGTCTATACACCAAAGTCACCGGCGCTCAGCGTATCGGTCTATTTGGTGCTCAAAAAGACGATCTTCCAGAGATCTGGCGCAAGCTTATCGACGCGGGTTTCGAAACAGGTCAAGCATACGCAAAAGCACTTCGTATGGCGAAAACTTGTGTTGGTTCAACGTGGTGTCGTTACGGCGTTCAAGATTCTGTTGGTCTAGGTTCTTACATCGAGAACCGTTACAAAGGCATTCGCACCCCTCATAAGATGAAGTTCGGTGTGTCTGGCTGTACTCGTGAGTGCGCAGAAGCACAAGGTAAAGACCTTGGTATCATCGCCACTGACGCAGGTTGGAACATGTACGTATGTGGTAACGGTGGTATGAAACCTCGTCACGCAGACCTGCTAGCCAGCGATCTAGACAAAGAAACACTAATCAAGTACATCGACCGTTTCATGATGTTCTACATCCGTACTGCTGCGCCACTGCAACGCACTTCTGTTTGGATGGAAAACATGGAAGGTGGCGTTGACTATCTACGTGAAGTCATTGTTAACGACAAACTCGGCATCAACGTGCAACTAGAAGCGGATGTTGCCAAATTGGTTGATGAGTTTGAATGTGAGTGGACAGCAACCATCAATGATGAATCACAACTGACTCGCTTTGCGCACTTCATTAACTCTGAAAAACGCGATGACAATGTGGTGTTTGTACAAGAGCGCGAACAACATCGCCCTGCGACTTTTACGGAAAAACATCCTGAAGCGAAAGGCGACATTCTTCATGTAGCGATTGCGGATTAA
- a CDS encoding UxaA family hydrolase yields the protein MKAIKLSPTDNVATLLGDVAKHELVEIISADNEVIAEIKALQKITFGNKIALGDIANDEHIMKCGHSIGKSIVEIPLGQLVHVQNVRSERLDIPEAIIEEIIKQMGIEQ from the coding sequence ATGAAAGCAATAAAACTTTCTCCTACGGACAATGTAGCAACCCTACTTGGTGACGTAGCAAAACACGAATTAGTTGAGATTATTTCAGCAGATAACGAAGTAATCGCAGAGATCAAAGCGCTACAAAAGATCACTTTTGGTAACAAGATTGCGCTGGGTGACATCGCAAATGACGAACACATTATGAAATGTGGTCACTCTATCGGTAAGTCGATTGTTGAAATTCCGCTAGGTCAACTTGTTCATGTCCAAAACGTTCGCAGCGAACGCCTAGACATTCCTGAAGCAATTATCGAAGAAATCATTAAACAAATGGGGATCGAACAATAA
- a CDS encoding GntR family transcriptional regulator — translation MKINKQSLEDQATEFIKDMIVSGQLSQGEKIVESSLSKSLEISRSTLRMALNTLAHEGLVVQKPYVGWQVFTLSNEDLWELYHMRVAIESEAAVMAAERATAEDKLALRQVYEEFCQVCAEGPLDIVSVCKKDFDLHRKVVEISKSPKFLKMYDQIANLLRSYIELTHHDYELSQSAISHKGIVEAIICGDGERARQESTHNITIFSDLGHAIPQA, via the coding sequence ATGAAGATAAATAAACAGAGCCTAGAAGACCAAGCAACTGAATTTATTAAAGATATGATCGTCAGCGGGCAGCTTTCACAAGGCGAAAAGATCGTTGAAAGTTCTTTATCAAAATCACTAGAAATTTCACGTAGTACCCTGCGTATGGCCCTCAACACTCTCGCTCATGAAGGTCTCGTGGTACAAAAGCCGTATGTTGGCTGGCAAGTTTTCACTTTGTCTAATGAAGATTTGTGGGAGCTTTACCATATGCGCGTAGCAATTGAATCAGAAGCCGCTGTCATGGCAGCAGAAAGAGCGACCGCGGAAGATAAACTCGCACTACGTCAGGTGTATGAAGAATTCTGCCAAGTTTGTGCTGAAGGTCCGCTGGACATCGTCTCCGTATGTAAGAAAGATTTTGATTTACATAGGAAAGTTGTTGAGATCAGTAAAAGTCCTAAGTTTCTAAAAATGTACGATCAGATCGCTAACCTACTCAGAAGTTATATTGAATTGACTCATCATGACTACGAGCTGTCGCAAAGTGCAATCAGTCATAAAGGGATTGTAGAAGCGATTATTTGTGGCGATGGCGAACGAGCACGCCAAGAATCGACTCACAATATCACGATCTTTTCCGATTTAGGCCACGCGATTCCTCAAGCCTAA